A stretch of DNA from Pseudomonas sp. HN11:
TGCGCACGACCAACTTACCGAAGTTGCGTCCTTCCAGTAGACCGATAAAGGCCTCTGGCGCGTGCTCCAGACCCTCGACGACATCCTCGCGGAATTTGATCTTGCCGTCGCGCACCCACGGCGCCATGGCGCTGAGGAATTCGGGCTGGCGATCGCCGTAGTCATCGAACACGATAAAGCCCTGGATGCGTGCGCGCTTGGTCAGCAGCGTGCGTTGCAGGGCCGGCAGCCGGTCGGGACCACTGGGCGCTTCATGGGCGTTGTAGCCGGCGATCAGCCCACACAGCGGAATGCGGGCCTTGGGATTGAGCAGCGGCACCACGGCGTCAAATACCTTGCCTCCGACGTTTTCAAAATAAATGTCCACCCCCTTGAAGCAAGCCTGGGTCAATTCGTCGGCGAAGTTTTCACTTTTGTGATCGACGCAGGCATCAAAGCCCAGCTCATCCACCACGTAGCGGCACTTGTCCGCGCCACCGGCGATGCCGACCACGCGCAAGCCCTTGAGCTTGGCCACCTGCCCCACCACCGACCCCACCGCGCCGGACGCTGCGGCGACTACCAGGGTTTCCCCAGCCTGGGGCTGGCCGATGTCCATCAGGCCCATATAGGCGGTCATGCCCGGCATTCCCAGCACACCGAGGGCCATGGACGGGCTGGCCAAGCCCTTGGGCACCGGCATCAGGTTGCGACCATCGGAAATGCTGTGGCTCTGCCAGCCAGTCGAGCCGACCACCAGGTCGCCTACTTCGAATTTTGGATTACGTGACTGTTCGATGCGGCTGACAGCGCCGCCAGTCATCACTTCGTCGATTTCCACGGGAGCCGCGTAGGACGGGGCGTCGCTCATACGTCCGCGCATGTAGGGATCGAGGGACAGGTACAGGGTTTTCAGCAGGACCTGGCCGTCTGCCAACTCCGGCAGATTCACGCGCTCCAGCCGAAAGTTTTCCGGGGTCGGTGCGCCCTGCGGGCGTGAGACCAGGACAATGCGCTGGTTCAGGGTCGGTTCTTGAGGCATGAGGGGCTCCTTTATCGAATACATCGGTATAGGGTGCAGACCATGCGTGCCGTGCCAGGGTTCGATCAGATTTGGCACAAACAAAAATGCCAGGCGCGAGGCCTGGCATTGACGTCTAGCTAAAGCAACCGGATCAGAACGGCAGCTTCATGCCCGGCGGCAATTGCATGCCCGCGGTCATGCCGCCCATTTTTTCCTGGCTGTTGGCTTCGATCTTGCGCACCGCGTCATTGACGGCCGCAGCGAACAAGGCTTCGAGCATTTCCAGGTCATCTTCACCAACACCAGGCAGCACGCTTGGGTCGATGCTCACACGCTTGATGTCGTGACGACCGGTCATCACCACGCTGACCATATCGCCACCGGCTTTACCGGTGACTTCGGCGTTGGCCAGTTCTTCCTGCATCTTGGCCATCTTTTCCTGCATCTGCTGCGCCTGCTTCATCAGGCCGGCCATGCCACCTTTCATCATGGAAATCACCTCAAAGTACGTGGATCAAGTTAATAGCCCGGTGTCAGGACGCCTGGGGCACCGGGGCTTCGACAGGTTCAATAGTATCGTGACGGACGACCGCACCGAACTGTTGCATCATTTGCTGGATGAGCGGATCACCGTGGATCGAGTCCTCGGCCTCACGCTGACGGTTGATACGCCGGCGGGTCGCGGCCTGGGCCGGGGTTTCCTGCTCGGGCTTGATCAGCTCGATGGTAATGGTCAGCGTGCGCTCATGGTACTGGTTCAGCGCATCGTTGAGGCGGCGCTGCTGGGTCGCGTTGAACAGGGCGCTGTGCGCCGGGTCCAGGTGCAACAGCCAGTGGTCACCTTCG
This window harbors:
- a CDS encoding YbaB/EbfC family nucleoid-associated protein; translated protein: MMKGGMAGLMKQAQQMQEKMAKMQEELANAEVTGKAGGDMVSVVMTGRHDIKRVSIDPSVLPGVGEDDLEMLEALFAAAVNDAVRKIEANSQEKMGGMTAGMQLPPGMKLPF
- a CDS encoding NADP-dependent oxidoreductase, giving the protein MPQEPTLNQRIVLVSRPQGAPTPENFRLERVNLPELADGQVLLKTLYLSLDPYMRGRMSDAPSYAAPVEIDEVMTGGAVSRIEQSRNPKFEVGDLVVGSTGWQSHSISDGRNLMPVPKGLASPSMALGVLGMPGMTAYMGLMDIGQPQAGETLVVAAASGAVGSVVGQVAKLKGLRVVGIAGGADKCRYVVDELGFDACVDHKSENFADELTQACFKGVDIYFENVGGKVFDAVVPLLNPKARIPLCGLIAGYNAHEAPSGPDRLPALQRTLLTKRARIQGFIVFDDYGDRQPEFLSAMAPWVRDGKIKFREDVVEGLEHAPEAFIGLLEGRNFGKLVVRI